In Ictalurus furcatus strain D&B chromosome 23, Billie_1.0, whole genome shotgun sequence, a single window of DNA contains:
- the slc25a32b gene encoding solute carrier family 25 member 32b codes for MSSSSGQEQGAAAALAVTAESPVRGVSVTGNIRRLFSHVRVENLAAGLSGGVVSTMVLHPLDLVKVRFAVSDGLELRPKYHGIWHCMRSIWQQEGLRGLYQGVTPNVWGAGASWGLYFFFYNAIKAYVKEGRQTELSPTEHLVSAAQAGAMTLCLTNPIWVTKTRLILQYNSDPSQKLYRGMLDALVKIYRQEGVAGLYRGFVPGLFGTSHGALQFMAYEELKRDYNKYRNLHSDAKLNPLEYITMAALSKIFAVATTYPYQVIRARLQDQHTSYTGAVDVIRRTWRNEGPLGFYKGMVPNLIRVTPACCITFLTYEKVSGFLLDQH; via the exons ATGAGCTCGAGCTCCGGACAGGAACAGGGAGCCGCTGCGGCGCTCGCGGTCACCGCCGAGTCTCCGGTTCGAGGCGTCTCGGTGACGGGGAACATCCGGAGACTTTTCAGCCACGTGCGGGTTGAAAACCTGGCCGCCGGGCTGAGTGGAGGTGTGGTGTCCACCATGGTGCTGCACCCGCTGGATCTGGTTAAAGTCAGGTTTGCAG TGAGCGACGGCTTGGAGCTCAGGCCGAAGTACCACGGCATTTGGCACTGCATGAGGAGCATCTGGCAGCAGGAAGGACTTCGTGGCTTGTACCAGGGGGTCACGCCGAACGTCTGGGGCGCCGGAGCTTCATGGggtctttatttcttctt tTATAATGCCATCAAAGCGTATGTCAAGGAGGGCCGTCAGACAGAGCTGAGTCCCACGGAGCACCTGGTGTCCGCAGCACAAGCAG GAGCGATGACTCTCTGTCTCACGAACCCGATCTGGGTGACAAAGACACGCCTGATTCTGCAGTACAACTCCGATCCAAGCCAAAAGCTGTACAGGGGCATGCTGGACGCTCTGGTGAAGATCTACCGTCAGGAAGGAGTAGCCGGACTCTATCGG GGGTTTGTTCCCGGCCTGTTCGGGACGTCTCACGGAGCTCTGCAGTTCATGGCATACGAGGAGCTGAAGAGAGACTACAACAAATACAGAAACCTGCATTCAGACGCTAAACTG AACCCGTTAGAGTACATCACAATGGCGGCTTTGTCCAAAATCTTTGCCGTGGCCACCACGTACCCGTACCAGGTGATCCGAGCTCGCTTGCAGGACCAGCACACGAGCTACACCGGGGCGGTGGACGTCATCCGGAGGACGTGGAG GAACGAGGGTCCTCTGGGCTTCTACAAAGGCATGGTGCCAAACCTGATCCGGGTGACGCCGGCCTGCTGCATCACCTTCTTAACGTACGAGAAGGTGTCCGGCTTCCTCCTGGACCAGCATTAA
- the cthrc1b gene encoding collagen triple helix repeat-containing protein 1 yields MAHLTRRALLVLCLAFPCHGAERVKHRGIRQKDTEYSEKYGNCLQGPQGIPGREGNPGVNGIPGTPGVPGRDGAKGEKGECVSERFEEPWTPNYKQCAWNSLNYGIDLGKITECTFTKLRSDSSLRVLFSGSLRLKCKTACCQRWYFTFNGAECSGPLPIESIVYLDQGSPEFNSTINIHRTTSVEGLCEGIRAGPVDVGVWVGTCGDYPHGDASTGWNSVSRVIIEELPK; encoded by the exons ATGGCGCATCTGACACGGCGCGCGCTGCTCGTCCTTTGCTTGGCTTTTCCGTGCCACGGAGCTGAGAGAGTCAAACACCGAGGGATCCGACAGAAGGACACCGAATACTCGGAGAAA TACGGCAACTGCTTGCAGGGTCCGCAAGGCATCCCGGGCCGAGAAGGAAACCCGGGAGTGAACGGAATTCCGGGAACGCCTGGAGTCCCAGGGCGAGACGGTGCCAAGGGAGAGAAGGGcgagtgtgtgagcgagaggTTCGAGGAGCCGTGGACGCCCAACTACAAGCAGTGCGCTTGGAACTCGCTCAACTACGGCATCGACCTGGGCAAAATCACA GAGTGTACCTTCACTAAGCTGCGCTCAGACAGCTCCCTGCGCGTCCTCTTCAGCGGCTCGCTCCGGCTCAAGTGTAAGACGGCCTGCTGCCAGCGCTGGTACTTCACCTTTAACGGAGCCGAATGTTCCGGCCCACTGCCCATCGAGTCCATCGTTTACCTGGACCAGGGCAGCCCCGAGTTCAACTCCACCATCAACATCCACCGCACCACGTCAG TGGAAGGTCTGTGCGAGGGCATCCGAGCCGGCCCCGTGGACGTGGGCGTCTGGGTGGGCACGTGCGGTGACTACCCACACGGCGACGCCTCCACCGGCTGGAACTCCGTCTCCAGGGTGATCATCGAGGAGCTGCCTAAATGA